A window of Cottoperca gobio chromosome 16, fCotGob3.1, whole genome shotgun sequence contains these coding sequences:
- the LOC115021873 gene encoding forkhead box protein O3-like, giving the protein MLMMEDDELDAHQVDSDFEPQSRPRSCTWPLPCPEDFPGGHEVSGGLPLANIKVEPEDVPACIAGLVGGTPGELKHPAGAPAPTGATHPCLAGAALDVTGPLRKAKSSRRNAWGNQSYADLITRAIESTLEKRLTLSQIYDWMVRYVPYFKDKGDSNSSAGWKNSIRHNLSLHTRFIRVQNEGTGKSSWWMLNPDGGKMGKSPRRRAVSMDNSTKYLKSKGRVRGKRVGRPGIGVGSVVIGLQGSPDHDSPPRKGLPGTGGASGTDGEFDAWTDLHSRASSSASTLSGRLSPILAEGEPEEPEEGGLSCSTSPHLYPSPTSAHSPSRGAGNLCPPLEQLPQLANLTGAISLDEQLMEDSYHHHHPSQQQHQQHQQHPAVGRHKHQTPVYHYSSGVKGQSPYGAGVYGATGMGMLRHHSPMQTIQENKPASFSGTMRAYSSTNALQSLLTGGPATQQYCSKDIMLGQERESHPMMGQASNGVGSNHHSHHPGHHNGHSHNGPHSHSSAHSHNRTHSHTSSHNHNSVTNHNHNHNSPHSLAHNGHNLNQSHNHTPPRAVALIPRGNSNQLQTYNHKAPYLYSPPSHAHLPASTTLPPNPAGMLGMPQDSCHVATAPHPRHNHYPDPQHQGMTNGPYHHGLGIVNGSVGSNYHGYHQPHPHERLPADLDIDMFHGSLDCDVESILLHDIMDSGEELDFNFDCSLAQGVGIGMGMGMGVTMGMGMGMSGLTGPQQAHSNQSWVPG; this is encoded by the exons ATGTTGATGATGGAGGACGACGAATTAGACGCTCATCAGGTTGATTCGGATTTCGAGCCGCAAAGCCGGCCTCGCTCATGCACCTGGCCGCTGCCTTGCCCGGAGGATTTCCCCGGTGGACACGAGGTCAGCGGGGGTCTTCCACTGGCCAACATCAAGGTGGAACCAGAGGACGTCCCGGCTTGCATAGCGGGGCTCGTGGGCGGAACGCCGGGAGAGCTGAAGCATCCAGCCGGCGCCCCGGCACCCACAGGCGCGACGCACCCATGCCTGGCTGGCGCGGCGCTCGATGTGACCGGACCGCTGCGCAAAGCCAAATCCTCGCGGCGGAACGCGTGGGGGAACCAGTCCTACGCGGATCTCATTACCCGCGCCATTGAGAGCACCCTAGAAAAGAGACTCACGCTGTCACAGATATACGACTGGATGGTCCGTTATGTGCCCTATTTCAAGGATAAGGGCGACAGTAATAGCTCAGCTGGCTGGAAG AACTCCATTCGCCACAACCTATCCCTCCACACACGTTTTATCCGGGTGCAGAATGAGGGAACAGGGAAAAGCTCTTGGTGGATGCTTAACCCAGATGGAGGGAAGATGGGCAAGTCCCCCCGCCGGCGAGCAGTCTCAATGGACAACAGCACCAAATACCTAAAAAGCAAAGGCCGCGTCAGAGGCAAGAGGGTTGGCCGTCCTGGGATAGGAGTAGGGTCTGTTGTGATTGGTCTTCAGGGCTCCCCCGACCATGACAGCCCACCACGGAAAGGCCTCCCAGGAACTGGAGGTGCATCTGGGACAGATGGAGAGTTTGACGCTTGGACAGACCTCCATTCCAGGGCTAGTTCGTCAGCCTCCACACTGAGTGGGCGTCTGTCACCCATCCTTGCAGAAGGAGAGCCAGAGGAACCAGAGGAGGGTGGCCTGTCCTGTTCCACCTCCCCCCACCTCTATCCCTCACCGACCAGTGCCCACTCTCCATCCAGAGGGGCAGGGAATCTCTGTCCTCCCCTCGAACAGCTGCCTCAGCTGGCTAACCTGACAGGTGCCATCAGTCTGGATGAACAGCTGATGGAGGATAGttatcatcaccatcacccatcgcagcagcaacaccagcagcaccagcagcatcCAGCTGTTGGCAGACATAAGCACCAAACCCCTGTCTACCACTACAGCTCGGGAGTGAAGGGTCAGAGCCCCTATGGTGCAGGCGTCTATGGTGCAACAGGCATGGGGATGCTGCGACATCACTCACCCATGCAGACCATTCAGGAGAACAAGCCAGCAAGTTTCTCTGGAACCATGCGGGCGTACTCCAGCACCAATGCCCTGCAGAGTCTGCTAACAGGTGGTCCAGCTACGCAGCAATACTGTTCCAAGGACATAATGCTGGGACAGGAGAGGGAAAGCCACCCTATGATGGGTCAGGCTAGTAATGGAGTAGGCTCCAACCATCACAGCCACCACCCTGGCCACCACAATGGCCACAGTCACAATGGACCTCATAGTCACAGCTCAGCTCATAGCCATAACAGAACTCACAGCCATACTAGTAGTCATAATCACAACAGTGTCACcaaccacaaccacaaccacaatTCACCTCACAGCCTCGCTCACAACGGTCACAACCTTAACCAGAGCCATAACCACACACCGCCCCGGGCTGTGGCCCTCATCCCACGCGGCAATAGCAATCAGCTGCAGACCTACAACCACAAAGCTCCCTACCTGTATAGCCCCCCTTCACATGCCCATCTCCCTGCTTCCACCACTCTTCCACCAAACCCAGCAGGCATGCTTGGCATGCCCCAGGACTCCTGCCATGTGGCCACTGCCCCACACCCTCGTCACAACCATTACCCTGACCCACAACATCAAGGCATGACTAACGGACCATACCACCATGGCCTTGGGATAGTTAATGGTAGTGTTGGTAGCAACTACCATGGCTATCACCAACCTCACCCCCATGAGAGACTACCAGCTGACCTGGACATTGACATGTTCCACGGTAGCTTGGACTGCGATGTGGAGTCCATTCTCCTCCATGACATTATGGACTCTGGGGAGGAGTTGGACTTTAACTTTGACTGCTCCCTAGCCCAGGGGGTTGGCATCGGCATGGGTATGGGCATGGGTGTGACCATGGGAATGGGAATGGGAATGAGTGGTCTGACTGGTCCACAGCAAGCCCATAGCAACCAGAGCTGGGTGCCTGGCTGA
- the med18 gene encoding mediator of RNA polymerase II transcription subunit 18 yields MEAPPVTAMPVTGGTINMMEYLLQGSVLDQALESLLHRLRGLCDNMEPETFTDHELVYLLKGQQGNPFILRARRSLSHPTSPWHLRYLGQPEVGDKSRHALVRNCVDVAASHSLPEFLNEMGFRMDHEFVANGHIFRKGAMKIVVSKLSRILVPGNTENTERLSLSYLVELSVLAPAGQDNMSEDMRSFAEQLKPLVHLEKIDPSKQRH; encoded by the exons ATGGAAGCTCCTCCTGTTACAGCGATGCCTGTCACCGGGGGCACAATCAATATGATGGAGTATCTGCTGCAAG gCAGTGTGTTAGACCAGGCACTGGAAAGCCTCTTGCATCGCCTTCGAGGTCTGTGTGACAACATGGAACCTGAGACCTTTACAGATCATGAACTGGTTTATCTACTGAAAGGCCAACAAGGGAACCCTTTCATTCTACGTGCCCGGCGCTCCCTCTCCCACCCTACATCACCATGGCACCTACGCTACCTAGGCCAACCAGAAGTGGGGGACAAGAGCCGCCATGCTCTGGTGCGCAATTGTGTTGACGTTGCTGCCTCTCACAGTCTGCCAGAGTTTCTCAATGAGATGGGCTTCCGCATGGACCACGAGTTTGTGGCCAATGGGCACATATTCCGCAAAGGTGCCATGAAAATTGTGGTTAGCAAGCTGTCACGCATCCTCGTACCAGGGAACACAGAGAACACGGAACGTCTATCACTTTCATACCTGGTGGAGCTGAGTGTGTTGGCTCCCGCCGGACAGGACAATATGTCAGAGGACATGCGCAGCTTTGCTGAGCAACTTAAACCACTGGTTCACCTGGAGAAGATTGACCCCAGCAAACAGAGACACTGA
- the LOC115021605 gene encoding uncharacterized protein LOC115021605, protein MQKGFIFLLIIWNSSPFASGKTTNHHQFSLGCQAVIPCKHYRTDSHSWFYKKDEHSNTIRIYFKDKKGVEYHEQLLRKRVKVLRNGSLAINIFAEDDQGLYWCEHCFQGNCWVDPPEVIGMKKEILEETRETFYIVAGEGFTHACPDEFTDLKWTFEASNMAALRNLIQGSESDFVTSNQSMHIVKVKRADAGKYTCWKRGCNGRRQKLLTINLCVITVHHSEDSSVSCDVMCDMEFSYVKPNSTLKVETGAGTTSVLVHPNVSLNCSAKQMFDGHSTVNSTHGPSNALNKTTDIPPEAEHLIPIIYGISSAVTCLTLMALLICYLRPSLWAAFPFPVGCCCLNSSVEEESSIDYSTVVFGRSAETTMNHTTHSNSYCVYSEIKV, encoded by the exons ATGCAAAAAGGCTTTATTTTTCTACTGATTATTTGGAACTCATCCCCTTTTGCCTCAGGAAAAA cCACAAATCATCATCAATTCTCGCTGGGATGTCAAGCTGTGATACCTTGTAAACATTACAGAACGGATTCACACTCATGGTTTTACAAGAAGGATGAACATAGCAACACAATACGGATATATTTTAAGGATAAAAAAGGAGTAGAATACCATGAGCAGCTCTTACGAAAAAGAGTGAAGGTGCTGAGAAACGGTTCGTTGGCCATTAATATTTTCGCAGAGGATGATCAAGGCCTTTACTGGTGTGAACATTGTTTTCAAGGCAACTGTTGGGTTGACCCCCCCGAAGTCATCGGCATGAAGAAAG AAATTCTGGAAGAAACTCGGGAGACATTCTACATTGTTGCAGGCGAAGGTTTCACTCATGCTTGCCCGGACGAATTCACTGACTTAAAATGGACATTTGAAGCAAGTAACATGGCTGCGCTCAGAAACTTGATACAAGGATCAGAATCAGACTTTGTTACTTCCAACCAGTCTATGCACATTGTAAAAGTCAAAAGAGCAGATGCTGGGAAATATACCTGCTGGAAAAGGGGATGTAATGGACGCAGGCAGAAGCTGCTTACGATCAACTTGTGTGTAATTACAG TACACCACAGTGAGGATTCCTCTGTttcatgtgatgtgatgtgtgacATGGAATTCAGTTACGTCAAACCAAACAGCACATTAAAAGTGGAGACAGGCGCAGGGACAACATCAGTGCTTGTACATCCAAATGTGTCTTTAAACTGCAGTGCAAAGCAGATGTTTGATGGACACAGTACAGTTAACAGCACCCACGGACCATCAAATgctttaaacaaaacaacag ATATACCTCCGGAAGCTGAACATCTGATTCCAATTATTTATGGAATATCATCAGCCGTTACATGTCTTACTTTAATGGCACTTTTAATTTGCTACCTCAGACCAAGCTTGTGGGCAG CGTTTCCATTTCCCGTTGGTTGCTGTTGCTTGAATAGTAGT GTGGAAGAGGAGTCGTCAATTGATTATTCAACAGTTGTCTTCGGGAGATCTGCTGAGACAACAATGAATCACACAACTCATAGTAACAGCTATTGTGTGTATAGCGAAATAAAAGTATAG